A window from Salmo trutta chromosome 29, fSalTru1.1, whole genome shotgun sequence encodes these proteins:
- the LOC115167659 gene encoding dickkopf-related protein 4-like isoform X2 has translation MRLDSNSIRSSKEAVDLLEQVDPHSGTVGVQNNVNTRRRADTSSTRHHIRPSCPDQECNPSTRNTCNGSQKNNQSKEKLAHDDDDNIRKVAEMATCVRSGDCEAGLCCVRYLKGKRCQRIPKEGETCFLRGGRSKLRRNLDRCDCALGLTCRAQAESPKNQGVCLPKPRENTRSARHSGKRRNAERRCG, from the exons ATGCG CCTCGACTCCAATTCAATCCGATCCTCTAAAGAAGCGGTGGATCTATTGGAACAG GTGGACCCGCACAGTGGAACGGTGGGTGTACAGAATAATGTGAACACACGTCGCAGGGCAGATACATCTTCTACTCGCCATCACATCAGGCCATCTTGTCCTGATCAAGAATGCAATCCGTCAACG AGAAATACCTGCAATGGATCTCAGAAAAATAACCAGAGTAAAGAAAAACTTGCTCATGATGATGACGACAACATAAGGAAAG TTGCAGAGATGGCCACATGCGTGCGCTCTGGAGACTGTGAGGCAGGACTGTGCTGCGTTCGCTATTTAAAAGGGAAAAGATGTCAACGCATCCCAAAGGAGGGAGAGACCTGCTTCCTGCGAGGAGGACGCTCTAAACTGCGGAGAAATCTTGACCGCTGCGACTGTGCACTCGGGCTAACCTGTCGTGCCCAGGCTGAAAGCCCCAAAAACCAAGGAGTTTGTCTACCCAAACCGAGAGAGAACACGAGGAGTGCTAGACACTCAGGCAAGAGGCGTAATGCCGAGAGAAGATGTGGATGA
- the LOC115167659 gene encoding uncharacterized protein LOC115167659 isoform X1: MCNFIWSTMWTPTIALLFMCSHCFVRSLDSNSIRSSKEAVDLLEQVDPHSGTVGVQNNVNTRRRADTSSTRHHIRPSCPDQECNPSTRNTCNGSQKNNQSKEKLAHDDDDNIRKVAEMATCVRSGDCEAGLCCVRYLKGKRCQRIPKEGETCFLRGGRSKLRRNLDRCDCALGLTCRAQAESPKNQGVCLPKPRENTRSARHSGKRRNAERRCG; this comes from the exons ATGTGTAATTTTATTTGGTCAACAATGTGGACACCTACGATCGCTTTGCTTTTCATGTGTTCTCATTGTTTTGTGCGCAGCCTCGACTCCAATTCAATCCGATCCTCTAAAGAAGCGGTGGATCTATTGGAACAG GTGGACCCGCACAGTGGAACGGTGGGTGTACAGAATAATGTGAACACACGTCGCAGGGCAGATACATCTTCTACTCGCCATCACATCAGGCCATCTTGTCCTGATCAAGAATGCAATCCGTCAACG AGAAATACCTGCAATGGATCTCAGAAAAATAACCAGAGTAAAGAAAAACTTGCTCATGATGATGACGACAACATAAGGAAAG TTGCAGAGATGGCCACATGCGTGCGCTCTGGAGACTGTGAGGCAGGACTGTGCTGCGTTCGCTATTTAAAAGGGAAAAGATGTCAACGCATCCCAAAGGAGGGAGAGACCTGCTTCCTGCGAGGAGGACGCTCTAAACTGCGGAGAAATCTTGACCGCTGCGACTGTGCACTCGGGCTAACCTGTCGTGCCCAGGCTGAAAGCCCCAAAAACCAAGGAGTTTGTCTACCCAAACCGAGAGAGAACACGAGGAGTGCTAGACACTCAGGCAAGAGGCGTAATGCCGAGAGAAGATGTGGATGA